The Stenotrophomonas sp. ASS1 genome segment ATCGCTTCGCCGGCCAGCTTGTCGGTTTCGCGGCTGGCGGTGCCGTTGCCGATCGCGATCAGTTCCACGTTGTACTTGGCGCACAGCTGCTTGATCGTCTGCAGCGACTGCTCCCACTGGCGGCGCGGCTCGTGCGGGTAGATGGTGTCGGTGGCGACCAGCTTGCCGGTCGCATCAACCACGGCGATCTTGCAGCCGGTACGAATGCCCGGATCCAGCCCGAGTACAGTCTTCGGGCCCGCCGGGGCGGCCAGCAGCAGGTCCTTCAGGTTGTCGCCGAACACAGCGATGGCTTCGGCTTCGGCCTTTTCGCGAGCCTGGTTGAACAGGTCCAGCAGCAGATGGGTGTGCAGCTTGGCACGCCAGGTCAGGCGGCAGGCATCCAGCAGCCAGCGGTCGGCGGCACGGCCCTGATCGGCGATGCCGGCCTTGCGCGCCACGCGTCCTTCGGCGTACTGGTGACCGGCCTCGGCCTCGCTGCCCGGGTCCAGTTCCAGGAACAGGATTTCCTCGCGGCGCGCACGGAACAGCGCCAGCAAGCGGTGCGAGGGAATCTTCGCCAGCGCCTCGGCGTGTTCGAAATAGTCACGGTACTTGGCGCCTTCGGTTTCCTTGCCCTCGGCCACGCGGGCACGGATCACGCCGGTCTCGCCCAGCCAGGTGCGCAGCTCACCGACCAGCGCGGCATCTTCGCCCCAGCGCTCCATCAGGATCGCGCGTGCACCTTCCAGCGCGGCCTTGGTGTCGGCCACGCCCTTGTCGGTGTCAATAAAGGTGGCCGCGAAGACCTGCGGGTCCTGCGTCGGGTCGGCCAGCAGGCCATCAGCCAGCGGTTCCAGACCGGCCTCGCGGGCGATCTGGGCGCGCGTACGGCGCTTGGGCTTGTACGGCAGGTACAGGTCTTCCAGCCGGCTCTTGGTGTCGGCGGCCAGGATGTCGTTGCGCAGTTCGTCGCTGAGCTTGCCCTGCTCACCGATGCTGGCCAGCACCGCCGCGCGACGGTCTTCCAGTTCGCGCAGGTAGGTCAGGCGCACTTCCAGGTTGCGCAGCTGGGTGTCGTCCAGGCCCCCGGTCACTTCCTTGCGGTAGCGCGCGATGAACGGAACGCTGGCGCCCTCGTCGAGCAGGCCGACGGCGGCACGTACCTGGGCGGACTGGGCACCGATCTCGTCGGCGATGGTCTGGGCGATCTGCTGGGCGAGCGCGCTCTGGGCGTTCTTGGCGTCGTGCATTGCTTCAGGTCTGTGCCGCGTTACGGGAAGACCCCATTCTGGCAATCCACGACGGAGCCGGACAAGGCATTGACAGGGGGCGAGGTTCAGCAGCGAGGCCGGAGTGGACGCCGGCATCCTGGCGAAAAGAGGGCTCGGACTGGCCCTGGGCTGGGATGCCGGCGCGGGCGCGCGATGGTGGGCGCGCCCTGCCGCGTGTTGCGGAGGTCAGCGGTAGTGGCGGGCGGCGCGCTGCATGACGATCTCGTCACGCATGCCTTCCAGGGCCATCAGGCGGACCTTGCCGACACCCTGCAGTTCCATGAACCGCTCCGTGTAGAACTCCGGCCCCAGCGCGGTGTCGGCGCGGGATTTGCTGAAGCCGTAGGGCACCACGCCCTTCTCGCCATCCTTGCTACCACCGACATAAAGAACGATTGCCATGTGATGTATTCCTCCAAATTGCTACTGCGTACTGCACTCGATGAGCGATGCTGCGAGCTCATCGAGGGAGAGCTTACCGCGTCGAACCTGACTGGAACGTCACGAAGGCTAATGACGATCGGTTGCATGCAGATGACTGCGGGATCGCAGCAGAATGCTTACGGATCTTTAACTTCCGACTAACGAATCGGGGGTTTCCAGCCAACGGCGCAGCCCCTCGTGGGTGGTTTGGTTGTTCGCGGAAAGCTGGTTTCCCGGGGGCTGGCCGGGAGGGTGGGTAGTGCGGGGACGCCGTGAACCCGTCCCTGGGGGCTTGGCCGCGGCATCCATGCCGCGGACACCCCGCCCCACCCACCCTCCCGGCCGCTGACAGGTTCCTGATGCCTGCCTCCCCCCACGGAAAAGAAAAAAGAAGATCAAAAGCAAAAACAGCTTGGCCGGCTGATTTGTTGCTTCCTGTAGAGCCAAGCCAAGCCAAGCCATGCCCCGCTCGCGAGCAAGCGCAGCGCGCGACCCGCTTTTGCCTTGCTTTTTCTTCTCCGTGGCGGGCCGCGCAGGAAACTGTCAGGGGCCGGGCGGGGTGGGTTCGCGGGACCGTTGGCGCCATGGATGGCGCCATCGAGCCCCCAGGGACGGGTTTACGGCGTGTCCCGCGAACCCACCCCGCCCGGCCCAATCGCATGAACGCATTCCGCGACCACCCACGAGGGGCTGCGCCGTTGGCTGGAAACTACGGCCACCAGCCACGCCCGAACCGGGCGAAATGATCGGCCGCGCGCTCGAACGGGTTGCGCGCACTCACCCCGCCACACAGCAGGTACACCGGCAGGTACAGCGGCCCCAGCACCATGTACTGGTAGACGTGCGCGCGTTCGTGGTCATCCAGCCGGATCAGCGGCTCCACGCCCCACCCCGCCTGGTGTGCATAGGTGCGGCAGGAAATGCCCAGGTCATGCCCGGTGTGCAGGATCACATTGCCCAGGGTGATCGCCCCACCCGGCCCCCACGGCCAGCGATCGAACACCAACGCGCTGTCACGGCCGCTCCAGCGCAGCGTCGCGCCGCCGAGCATGCCGGCCAGTCCACCGATCAGGCCGAGCAGTGAATTGGGGGACGTCCACACCGCGCCCAGCACCTGCAGCGCGCGCAGCCAGACCGGCCAGGGCGTCACGGGAGTCTTCAATCGGCCTCGTTGGGAATCAGCAGCCACAGGATCAGGTAGACCAGGATGCCGGGGAAGGCCGCCGAGCCGATCGAGACCAGCACGAACACGATCCGTACCAGGGTGGCATTCCAGCCGAAGCGATGGGCAATGCCGCCCATCACGCCGGCAATCATGCGGTCGTTCAATGAACGCGACAGCGTGCGCGGCGTGGTGTTCATGGCGGTTCTCCTGGGCTACGGGAAAAAGCAGTCGAGCAAGGCTCGACTCTACACCGCTCCTATGTCTACGGAGCGCGGTGGCGCAGGGCCTGCAGGCGCGCGCCGAACCAGGCGGCTGCAGTCTGTTCAGGCTGCCCCGGGCACTGGATGCGATAGGGCTTGCCGCTCATGCTGCTCTGGCTGGCGGCGCGCTCGATGAACTGCTCGGCGCTGTCCACCATGTTCTTCTTCAGCAGATAATCATACTTGCGCTGCAGGTGCGACCGCGCATCGCTGCCGTCGTACCAGCTGCCATTGCGCTGGAACCGGCACTGGGAGCCGTCCAGGCTGGAGATCAGCTGGGCGATCTCCCGGCGTGCATCCGTACTGGGTGCGGCGTGGGCAACAGGTGCTGCCAGCAGCAGCGTGGCAAGCAGCAGCGTGAACCGTTGCGACATCATTATTCTCCAAGGCAGTCGAGCAAGCTCGACTCTACAAAAGCGAAGCAAGCCTTACACGTCGCGCGCCTTCAACCAGCCATCGATCGTGGCCGGCACTTCGCGCTGCGCGCGACCGGACACGTAGATGCCGATATGGCCGCCACGGAAACTGGACTCGGTGTAGTCCTCGGTGCCCAGGCGCCCACGCATTGCGCGCGAGGCATCCGGCGGCACCAGATGGTCCTGCTCGGCATAGATGTTCAGCACCGGCAAGGTCACCTGCGACAGATCCACCGCTTCCTCGCCGATCCGCACCGTGCCGTTCACCAGCCCGTTGCCCTGGTAGAACTGCTTGATGAAGTCGCGGAACGCCTCGCCCGCCAGGTCCGGTGAATCGAAGATCCACTTCTCCATGCGCAGGAAATCCTCCAGCGCGGCCTTGTCATCGAGAATGTCGAGCAGGCCGACGTACTTCTGCACGTTGAGGCGAAACGGCTTGAGCATCAGGTAACTGGCATTCATCAGGTCGGCCGGGATGTTGCCCAGCGTGTCAACCAGCAGGTCCACATCCACCTGCCGCGCCCAGTGCGAGAGCATGTTGTCGGCGGTGTGGAAATCGACCGGGGTGACCATGGTGATCAGCTTGCCCAGCTTCTGTCGGCGCAGCGCGGCATAGCACAGCGCGAACACGCCGCCCTGGCAGATGCCGAGCAGGTCGACCGGTCCACCACTGCGCGCGCGCAGCGCATCGACCGCGCCATCGATGTAGCGCAGCAGGTAGTCCTCCAGGGTCTGGAAGCGCTCCGAGCGATCCGGGTAACCCCAGTCCAGCACGTAGACGTCCTGCCCCAGCGCCAGCAGCTTCTGTACCAGTGAGCGATCGGCCTGCAGGTCGACCATGTACGGCCGGTTGACCAGCGCGTAGACGATCAGCAACGGCGTGCGGCGGGTCGGTGTCTGTTCGCCGACGAAGCGGTACAGCACCACCTTGTCGTCGCGCCAGACTTCCTCGCGCGCGGTCACGCCGTAGTCCACGTCTTCCACCTGCGGCAGCAGCTTCAGCCCTTCCATCAGCTTGCGCTGCATGGCCAGGGTTTCCTGCATCAGGTCATCGGCGTTGAAGCCCAGCGGTCCTTTCATCGGTCACGCGTCCGCGTGGAAGTACGGGGCGCTGCCTTTGGTGCAGCCTTTTTCGCAGGCGCCTTCTTTGCCGGCGCGGCCTTCTTCGCGGCCTTGCGCGCGACCGGCTTCACCTTCGCCGGCGCCGGCTGTGCCACCGGATCGACCTCGCCCCTTCCGGCCATGGCCGCCACCTGTGCCTGCAGGCGGCGCAGGCTGCGCTCCAGCTCGGCGATGCGGCGGTGCGCGGCGTCCATCTCACTGCGGGTCGGCAGGCCGATCCGTTCACTCATCTGTTCCACCTCGCGCTGCAGGCCGGCGCGCAGGCGCATCTGAGCGTTGCCCAGCGCGGCATACACCTGCTGGAACGGTTCGGACATGGCGACCTTGGCGTAGGCCTCCTCGGCCACTTCGATCCACAGGTCGAACATTGCGCGGGCGCTGGTCAGCTGGCTGCCCGGCTGCTCGTGCTCGGCCAGGCGCTGCTCGAACAGCGCGAAGGCCTCGTCCAGTGCCTGCTTGATCTGATCGACGTAGGCGCGTGAATGCTGCTGGTATTCCTCCTGCGCCCGCAGCAGCGCCTGCCAGCGCGCCTGGTGCTCGCGGCCGGGCCCGAACGCCGGGCTCTGCAGCCACGGACCGGCCTGCAGCTGGAACTGCTGCAGCCAGGCGGCAAACTCCGGTACAGCGGCGCCAGCGTGGGTGCTGCCACGGGCGCCCTGCAGCATCCACTGCAGCATGCCGTCGCCCTGCCCCTGCACCGCCTCGCGCCAGGCTTGTGCCACATCGGCACTGCTGGCGTCGCGGCCGGCGAAACGCGCGGCCACTTCCTGCATGGTGCCGTACCAGCTGCCCGCCTGTTCGCGGAAGCGGCGCACGGCATCTTCCGGCGCGCCCTGCCCCTGCTCGGGCAACAGCTGGCCCCACCAGTCGAACAGCCGTTGCCAGCTGCCGGGGTCGTCACCTGCCGGCGCACCGGGCGTGCTGGCGTGGCGCAGGGCATCGCCCCAGGCGCCGAAGTACTGCCGGGCCAAGGTTTCGAAATCACTGCTGCCGGCGTCGTGGGCCGAGCTGGTCATCGCAGGCCTCCGCAGGGCTGGCTCATGGCTTGGGGATACGCAGGGTCTTGCTGATCATCAGCGACCCGGACAGGGCGAACAACAGCACCATCGGGTGCAGCTGCCACGGGCCGATCTGCCACTGGCCGAACCAGATGTTCTGGCCGATGGCATCGGTACCGGCGGCGATCGCCAGCACGATCACCAGCACCAGGCTGGTCGGGATCGGGGTGCCCTCGAAATACGCGACCTTGCCCTCGTCGCCGGCCAGCGCCTCGGCGGTGACGTTGTAGCGCGCCAGGCGGCTGACGCCGCAGCAGACGAAATAGCTCAGCACCAGCCAGTCCCAGCCGCCCTGCATGCCGCAGGCGTAGGCCAGCGCCGCCGGGGCCACACCGAAGGAGATCACGTCGGACAGCGAGTCCAGCTCGCGGCCCAGGGTGGAGCTGGACTTGCGCCAGCGCGCGATGCGCCCATCGAGGGCGTCGAAAATGAAAGCCAGCGGGATCAACGCCATGCCGAACAGCAGGTAGCCGCGCTCGCCGTCCTGCAGGAAGCGCATTGCGGCAAAGACCGCACCGGTGCCGCAGAAAGCATTGGCCAGGGTGAACCAGTCGGCCAGCTGGAATTCGCGCAGCATCGAGAAGTGACGTTTCATGGGGTCTCACGGAGCATCAAGGCCCACAGGTTACCGCGAGCGCCGCCGCTGGCGACAGCGTTGGCAGGCCCCAGCCTTCACCGCTCCCTCACCTGTCCTCACCGGCGGTGAATTTTTCGCCACCCATCTTGACAGCCTAGGGGGGTGGCGCCTGTCGCGGCTTATCCACAAAGTTGCCCACGCGTAATCCACACCCCCTGTGGACAACCAGATCTCACCGACTGCGACGCTGGACATTTCCTCATCACCCCGAAGCGGGGTTTCCCTACTTCCCAAGCCACAAGGTCGGCGCTATGGTCACCGGCGGACCCGCCGCCGCCACGCCCGAAACTCTGCAACGGACGATGATGATGCTGGATGCTCCCACTCTGGCCGCACAGCTGCGGCAGCCCCATGGCGAGGCCGCGCTGGCGGTGGCTGACTCGATGAACCGCAGCAACAGCGCACTCAACCTGGCCGCGATCGGGCTGCTGGCCGTCGGTACTGGCGAACGGGTCCTGGAGATCGGCCCCGGCAATGCGGCCTTCGCGCCGCTGATGCTGCAGGCCACCGGCAGCCACTATCTGGGTATTGAGCTGTCCACCGCCATGGTCGAGGCCGGCAACCAGCGCCTGGCCAGCGCCGGGTTGGCCGAGCGTGCCGCGATGCGACACGGCGACGCTCATGCGCTGCCGGTCGCCGATGCCGCGATGGATGCCGCGCTGGCGGTCAACACCCTGTACTTCTGGCCGAACCTGGCGTCGGTGCTGGACGAGCTGGCGCGGGTGCTGCGCCGGGGCGGCCGCCTGTGCCTGGCCTTTGGCGACGCCAGCTTCATGCGAAGCCTGCCATTTGCTGCCGACTTCCAACTGCATGAGCTGGACGCGGTGGAGCTGGCGCTGCGTGTGTCGGGCTTCCGCGTCTCGGCCTGGCGCAGCCACCGGGAATCCGCAGCCGGCAATGACGGCCAGATCCGCGAAAAGCACTTCCATCTGCTGCTGGCACAGCGGCGCTGAAGTGGTAGAGCCGGCCGTTCCGCGTTGCCGGCCAGCGGCCAGCACTACCCAGCCTGCACCCGCCGCCGCCAATGCGCGAAGCAGAACACCTGCATCACCAGCATCGCCAGCAACCCCAGCGGCCACGCCCACCACAGGCCGGCCAGACCATGCCGCGCCTGCAACCACATCGCCAACGGCAGCTCCAGCAGCAGTACCGCTGCCATGCCCAGCAACGCTGGCAACATCACCGTGCCACTGCCTCGCATCACTCCGACCAGCACCGCGCTGCCTCCCATCGCCAGCACGCCCCATACCACCGTGCGCAGCTGCGATGCGGCCAATTCGCGCACCTCTGCGGCCGCCAGAATCAGCCCGGTCAGCCAGGGCGCCAGCGCCATCACCAGCAGCACCACCACGCTCAGCATCGCCAGCCCAAGCAGCACACCGGTGCGAGCGATGGCGGGCAGCCGTGCCGTACGCCCCGCGCCCATCGCATGCGCCGCGAGGATGGTGGCGGTGATCCCCAGCGACATCGCAGGCAGTTGCACCCAGCTCATCAACTGGTTGACCGCACCGTAGGCGGCCGTGGCCGTGTAGCCGTAGCGGTTGATCCAGCCCAGCAACACGATTTCGGCAATGGCCAGGCTGAGCATCTGCAGCGATGACGGTACGCCGATGCGCAGCATCGCGCGGATGAGCACGCCATCGAAACGGATGGCACGCAGCAGCTCACGTCCCGGCGCCAACGGGTGCTCCATCCTCTGCCACCGCCACATAAGGCAGGCCAGGGCCAGCAGCGAGGCGAACGCCGCCGAGACTGCCGCACTGGCCGAACCCAGCTGCGGCAGGCCGGCCCAGCCGAGGATCAGCAGCGGCGTGCACAGCAGGCCGACCACCGTTGCCAGCAGCAGCGCATGCAGCGGTGTCTTCGCATCGCCCACCGCGCGGCTCACCGCAG includes the following:
- a CDS encoding Tex family protein; this translates as MHDAKNAQSALAQQIAQTIADEIGAQSAQVRAAVGLLDEGASVPFIARYRKEVTGGLDDTQLRNLEVRLTYLRELEDRRAAVLASIGEQGKLSDELRNDILAADTKSRLEDLYLPYKPKRRTRAQIAREAGLEPLADGLLADPTQDPQVFAATFIDTDKGVADTKAALEGARAILMERWGEDAALVGELRTWLGETGVIRARVAEGKETEGAKYRDYFEHAEALAKIPSHRLLALFRARREEILFLELDPGSEAEAGHQYAEGRVARKAGIADQGRAADRWLLDACRLTWRAKLHTHLLLDLFNQAREKAEAEAIAVFGDNLKDLLLAAPAGPKTVLGLDPGIRTGCKIAVVDATGKLVATDTIYPHEPRRQWEQSLQTIKQLCAKYNVELIAIGNGTASRETDKLAGEAIKAAANPKLQKVVVSEAGASVYSASEFAAKEFPGLDVSLRGAVSIARRLQDPLAELVKIEPKAIGVGQYQHDVDQYRLARALDARVEDCVNAVGVYVNTASAALLSRVSGLSSTVAENIVRHRDDNGPFKRRKDLLKVARLGEKTFEQCAGFLRIADGDQPLDASAVHPEAYPVVERIVASTARPIKALIGDGSFLRGLKAEQFTDDTFGVPTVRDILKELEKPGRDPRPEFKAARFAEGVEDIKDLREGMVLEGVVSNVAAFGAFVDIGVHQDGLIHISALSDTFVKDPRDVVKAGDIVKVKVLEVDVARKRIALTRRLDDTPGQATSRPGQRDDRGQGQGPRRDAGGQNRGPNRGQGNGGRPAQSAPPANNALAEAFARAKRS
- a CDS encoding PspC domain-containing protein, translated to MNTTPRTLSRSLNDRMIAGVMGGIAHRFGWNATLVRIVFVLVSIGSAAFPGILVYLILWLLIPNEAD
- a CDS encoding YfeK family protein; the encoded protein is MMSQRFTLLLATLLLAAPVAHAAPSTDARREIAQLISSLDGSQCRFQRNGSWYDGSDARSHLQRKYDYLLKKNMVDSAEQFIERAASQSSMSGKPYRIQCPGQPEQTAAAWFGARLQALRHRAP
- a CDS encoding class III poly(R)-hydroxyalkanoic acid synthase subunit PhaC, which produces MKGPLGFNADDLMQETLAMQRKLMEGLKLLPQVEDVDYGVTAREEVWRDDKVVLYRFVGEQTPTRRTPLLIVYALVNRPYMVDLQADRSLVQKLLALGQDVYVLDWGYPDRSERFQTLEDYLLRYIDGAVDALRARSGGPVDLLGICQGGVFALCYAALRRQKLGKLITMVTPVDFHTADNMLSHWARQVDVDLLVDTLGNIPADLMNASYLMLKPFRLNVQKYVGLLDILDDKAALEDFLRMEKWIFDSPDLAGEAFRDFIKQFYQGNGLVNGTVRIGEEAVDLSQVTLPVLNIYAEQDHLVPPDASRAMRGRLGTEDYTESSFRGGHIGIYVSGRAQREVPATIDGWLKARDV
- the phaE gene encoding class III poly(R)-hydroxyalkanoic acid synthase subunit PhaE, translating into MTSSAHDAGSSDFETLARQYFGAWGDALRHASTPGAPAGDDPGSWQRLFDWWGQLLPEQGQGAPEDAVRRFREQAGSWYGTMQEVAARFAGRDASSADVAQAWREAVQGQGDGMLQWMLQGARGSTHAGAAVPEFAAWLQQFQLQAGPWLQSPAFGPGREHQARWQALLRAQEEYQQHSRAYVDQIKQALDEAFALFEQRLAEHEQPGSQLTSARAMFDLWIEVAEEAYAKVAMSEPFQQVYAALGNAQMRLRAGLQREVEQMSERIGLPTRSEMDAAHRRIAELERSLRRLQAQVAAMAGRGEVDPVAQPAPAKVKPVARKAAKKAAPAKKAPAKKAAPKAAPRTSTRTRDR
- a CDS encoding CDP-alcohol phosphatidyltransferase family protein translates to MKRHFSMLREFQLADWFTLANAFCGTGAVFAAMRFLQDGERGYLLFGMALIPLAFIFDALDGRIARWRKSSSTLGRELDSLSDVISFGVAPAALAYACGMQGGWDWLVLSYFVCCGVSRLARYNVTAEALAGDEGKVAYFEGTPIPTSLVLVIVLAIAAGTDAIGQNIWFGQWQIGPWQLHPMVLLFALSGSLMISKTLRIPKP
- a CDS encoding class I SAM-dependent methyltransferase, whose translation is MMMLDAPTLAAQLRQPHGEAALAVADSMNRSNSALNLAAIGLLAVGTGERVLEIGPGNAAFAPLMLQATGSHYLGIELSTAMVEAGNQRLASAGLAERAAMRHGDAHALPVADAAMDAALAVNTLYFWPNLASVLDELARVLRRGGRLCLAFGDASFMRSLPFAADFQLHELDAVELALRVSGFRVSAWRSHRESAAGNDGQIREKHFHLLLAQRR
- a CDS encoding MATE family efflux transporter, encoding MSTPVHPIPPAAPPLWRTYLTLLLPMLLTNALQLAAGTLDNIYLGHLLGTQAVAAAAAFFPVFFLLLALVMGLATGAMVLIGQAWGAGRPQQARAVAGSAVALILLLSVLVMAVGGGFAPQLLVALGTPAAVLSKSIVYARVLLLTAPVFFLLWLATAVSRAVGDAKTPLHALLLATVVGLLCTPLLILGWAGLPQLGSASAAVSAAFASLLALACLMWRWQRMEHPLAPGRELLRAIRFDGVLIRAMLRIGVPSSLQMLSLAIAEIVLLGWINRYGYTATAAYGAVNQLMSWVQLPAMSLGITATILAAHAMGAGRTARLPAIARTGVLLGLAMLSVVVLLVMALAPWLTGLILAAAEVRELAASQLRTVVWGVLAMGGSAVLVGVMRGSGTVMLPALLGMAAVLLLELPLAMWLQARHGLAGLWWAWPLGLLAMLVMQVFCFAHWRRRVQAG